The following proteins come from a genomic window of Thermocrinis jamiesonii:
- a CDS encoding phosphoglycerate kinase, which produces MPFGKKTLRDVDVFGKKVLVRVDFNVPIDEFGNIEDDTRIRSSLPTIEYLLDAKAKVILMSHLGRPKGKRDPKFSLAPVAKRLSRYLNREVKLAPACVGEDVKKMVQELKEGEVLLLENLRFNPGEENKDEEFAKELASYGEVYINDAFGTCHRKHSSVYLVPKFLKPAVMGFLLEKEITYFERAMVNPQRPVVAIIGGAKVSSKLGILKNLLRRVDKLFVGGAMAFTFIKAMGYPVGNSLVEHELLETARDIIDVAKKLGVKFYLPVDFVVGTEISDQTPTKVVPWQEIPEGWMGLDIGPVSVSLLKEVISDAQTIIWNGPMGVFELDRFKDGTYETAKMLAQSSALTIAGGGDTDHAIHKAGVYNAIDFVSTGGGAFLELLEGKTLPCIEVLDDKA; this is translated from the coding sequence ATGCCCTTTGGCAAAAAAACTCTGAGAGATGTAGATGTCTTTGGTAAGAAAGTATTGGTTAGGGTAGACTTTAACGTGCCCATAGATGAATTTGGCAACATAGAAGATGATACGCGTATAAGGTCTTCTTTGCCGACTATTGAATACCTTTTGGATGCAAAGGCTAAGGTAATTCTGATGTCCCATCTTGGAAGACCAAAGGGGAAAAGGGATCCTAAGTTTAGCCTTGCTCCTGTTGCAAAGAGACTCTCTCGGTATCTCAACAGAGAGGTCAAGCTTGCCCCCGCATGCGTAGGGGAAGATGTAAAAAAGATGGTTCAGGAGTTAAAGGAAGGAGAGGTGCTACTTCTTGAAAACCTACGCTTTAATCCTGGAGAGGAAAATAAGGATGAGGAATTTGCCAAAGAACTTGCGAGTTATGGAGAGGTTTATATAAATGATGCCTTTGGCACCTGCCACAGAAAGCACTCATCGGTTTATTTGGTTCCTAAGTTTCTTAAGCCTGCGGTGATGGGCTTTCTTTTGGAAAAGGAAATAACATACTTTGAAAGGGCTATGGTCAATCCCCAAAGACCAGTAGTTGCCATCATAGGTGGCGCAAAGGTGTCTTCTAAGCTTGGTATTCTGAAGAACTTGCTTAGAAGAGTGGATAAGCTTTTTGTGGGTGGAGCAATGGCATTTACTTTCATAAAGGCTATGGGTTATCCGGTGGGTAACTCTTTGGTTGAGCATGAGCTTTTGGAAACTGCAAGGGACATAATAGACGTAGCAAAAAAATTGGGAGTTAAGTTTTACCTACCGGTTGATTTTGTGGTAGGCACGGAAATATCAGATCAGACACCTACAAAAGTGGTCCCTTGGCAGGAAATACCTGAAGGATGGATGGGCTTGGATATAGGACCTGTTTCTGTAAGTCTTCTGAAGGAGGTAATCTCTGACGCTCAGACTATAATCTGGAACGGTCCTATGGGAGTTTTTGAGTTGGATAGGTTCAAAGATGGCACTTACGAAACCGCAAAAATGCTGGCACAGTCCTCCGCCCTAACAATAGCAGGTGGAGGGGATACGGACCATGCCATACATAAGGCAGGTGTTTATAACGCCATAGACTTTGTTTCTACGGGTGGTGGAGCCTTTCTTGAACTTTTGGAAGGAAAAACCCTTCCGTGCATTGAAGTTCTGGACGATAAAGCTTAA
- a CDS encoding flavodoxin family protein, which produces MGKVLVLYDSRTGNTEKMAFLVAEGAKRVEGTEVRVKKVDDATKEDVLWADGLAVGSPTNMGVISWKLKRFFDDVLGELWGEIDGKIACAFSSSGGWGGGNETACMSILTVLMNFGFLVFGVTDYVGKKFTLHYGAVIAGEPRTEEEKEACRRLGERLAQYVAIFFDGKKELLDYVRTFEGKFKD; this is translated from the coding sequence ATGGGCAAAGTGCTTGTTTTATACGATTCAAGAACAGGAAATACTGAAAAGATGGCTTTTTTAGTAGCAGAAGGTGCAAAAAGGGTGGAAGGAACGGAGGTAAGAGTTAAAAAGGTAGATGATGCGACAAAAGAGGATGTACTTTGGGCTGATGGGCTTGCGGTTGGTTCCCCTACAAACATGGGGGTCATCTCTTGGAAACTAAAAAGGTTTTTTGACGATGTTTTGGGAGAGCTTTGGGGAGAGATAGACGGGAAAATTGCCTGTGCCTTTTCCTCTTCAGGTGGTTGGGGTGGTGGAAATGAAACTGCCTGTATGTCTATACTTACAGTGCTTATGAACTTTGGCTTTTTAGTCTTTGGAGTAACTGACTATGTAGGCAAGAAATTTACCCTTCACTACGGAGCGGTTATAGCTGGTGAGCCAAGAACAGAAGAAGAGAAGGAAGCTTGCAGAAGACTTGGAGAAAGGCTTGCCCAGTATGTAGCTATCTTCTTTGACGGCAAAAAGGAGCTTTTGGATTATGTAAGAACCTTTGAGGGAAAGTTTAAAGATTGA
- a CDS encoding UDP-glucuronic acid decarboxylase family protein, whose protein sequence is MRVLITGCAGFIGSHLCDRFLKEGFEVIGIDNFITGSPDNIAHLIGHPKFKFIHYNVVNYLYIDGPLDLILHFACPASPVDYMNYPIHTMKVDSLGTLNTLELAKLKSARYVFASSSEVYGDPQVHPQREDYWGYVNPVGVRSVYSEAKRFSEALCMAYWREHKVDVRIARIFNTYGERMRMDDGRVIPTFLSKALKGEPIPIYGDGSQTRSFCFIEDLVDGIFKLSITDHLKGQVINLGNPEEISILDLAKLVLEITNSNSPIQMLKGREEDPKRRCPDIRKAKELLGWEPKTSLKDGLKKTVEWLKSYLRR, encoded by the coding sequence GTGCGAGTTTTGATAACCGGTTGCGCTGGCTTTATTGGATCCCATCTGTGCGATAGATTTTTAAAAGAAGGCTTTGAAGTCATCGGAATAGACAACTTTATAACAGGAAGTCCGGACAACATAGCCCATCTTATCGGACATCCAAAATTCAAGTTTATCCATTATAACGTGGTAAATTACCTATACATAGATGGACCTTTGGATTTGATACTACACTTTGCCTGTCCTGCTTCACCGGTAGATTACATGAACTATCCAATACATACGATGAAAGTAGATTCCTTAGGAACGCTAAACACCTTAGAACTTGCCAAGCTAAAGTCCGCAAGGTATGTTTTTGCATCCTCTTCCGAAGTTTACGGAGATCCGCAGGTTCATCCCCAAAGGGAAGATTACTGGGGATATGTAAATCCCGTAGGTGTAAGAAGCGTATATTCAGAAGCTAAGAGATTTTCGGAAGCTCTGTGCATGGCTTATTGGAGAGAGCATAAAGTAGATGTCAGAATAGCAAGGATATTTAATACCTACGGCGAGAGGATGAGAATGGATGACGGTAGGGTAATTCCCACTTTTCTCTCTAAAGCTTTAAAGGGTGAGCCTATTCCAATTTATGGAGATGGAAGTCAAACCAGGAGTTTTTGCTTCATAGAAGATTTAGTGGATGGTATTTTTAAGCTTTCTATTACGGACCACTTAAAGGGTCAGGTCATTAACTTAGGCAATCCTGAAGAGATAAGCATATTGGACCTTGCAAAGCTTGTGTTGGAAATAACAAATTCTAACTCACCTATACAGATGCTAAAAGGAAGGGAAGAGGATCCAAAAAGAAGATGTCCTGACATCAGAAAGGCTAAGGAGCTTCTGGGTTGGGAACCTAAGACAAGTTTAAAAGATGGGTTGAAAAAAACTGTAGAATGGTTAAAATCATACCTAAGGAGGTAA
- the tatA gene encoding twin-arginine translocase TatA/TatE family subunit: MFHMPNLTELLVILLIVFLLFGASKLPEVGRGLGEGIRNFKKALSGETEEEKKIKEVKGEEVNKEKV, translated from the coding sequence ATGTTTCACATGCCTAATCTAACTGAGTTGTTGGTAATACTGCTTATAGTGTTCCTTCTATTTGGTGCCTCCAAATTACCCGAAGTGGGAAGGGGCTTAGGCGAAGGTATCAGAAATTTCAAGAAAGCCCTATCTGGTGAAACGGAAGAAGAAAAAAAGATCAAAGAGGTAAAGGGTGAAGAGGTAAATAAGGAGAAGGTTTAA
- the nusB gene encoding transcription antitermination factor NusB yields the protein MIYKTKAREDAFLVLYQWDIKGGNIEEIIEEYIAMNKIKHEERRRYLRKLLRTYFNHAEAVDKQIADNLEGWDFDRLGYIERNILRLIFAELLYIKVKYPVLVLSDYLKITTKYAGKTPAKFINGVISKLNLSNTPSNPAENT from the coding sequence ATGATTTATAAAACAAAAGCGAGAGAAGACGCTTTTTTAGTTCTTTACCAGTGGGACATAAAGGGAGGGAACATAGAAGAAATTATAGAAGAATACATAGCTATGAATAAGATAAAACACGAAGAAAGGAGAAGATACTTGAGGAAACTCTTAAGAACCTACTTCAATCACGCTGAAGCTGTTGATAAACAAATAGCAGACAATCTTGAAGGTTGGGACTTTGATAGATTGGGCTACATAGAGAGAAATATCCTTAGGTTGATTTTCGCCGAATTGCTTTATATAAAAGTAAAATATCCCGTACTTGTACTTTCTGATTACCTTAAAATAACCACCAAGTATGCAGGAAAAACACCAGCAAAATTCATAAATGGCGTTATATCAAAGCTAAATCTATCAAACACCCCCTCTAATCCTGCGGAAAATACTTAA
- the ribH gene encoding 6,7-dimethyl-8-ribityllumazine synthase yields MRKYEGMLTARGVKVGIVASRFNHAIVERLIEGAIDCFLRHEGKEEDLTLVRVPGSWEIPMAVKELLLKEDVEGVVALGVLIRGATPHFDYIANELSKGLAMLSLEHRKPVSFGVITADTLEQAIERAGTKHGNKGWDAMLSVIEMINLFKDIR; encoded by the coding sequence ATGAGGAAGTATGAAGGTATGCTTACAGCCAGAGGAGTAAAGGTCGGGATTGTAGCAAGCAGGTTTAACCATGCAATAGTGGAAAGGTTAATAGAGGGTGCAATAGACTGCTTTTTAAGACACGAGGGAAAAGAGGAGGATTTAACCTTGGTCAGAGTGCCGGGATCTTGGGAGATTCCCATGGCGGTCAAAGAGCTATTGCTCAAGGAAGATGTTGAAGGAGTAGTAGCTCTTGGAGTTCTAATAAGAGGTGCTACTCCCCATTTTGACTACATAGCCAATGAGCTATCAAAGGGTTTGGCTATGTTAAGTTTGGAGCACAGAAAACCTGTATCCTTTGGTGTTATCACTGCGGACACACTGGAGCAAGCTATAGAAAGGGCTGGAACAAAGCATGGAAACAAGGGATGGGACGCCATGCTCTCGGTAATAGAGATGATAAACCTCTTCAAAGATATAAGATGA
- the panC gene encoding pantoate--beta-alanine ligase, translating to MPRLFRRIKEIRGFIRDVKCEGNNVSVGFVPTMGYLHKGHMELIKLSKLQNDITVVSIYVNPLQFGAGEDFDRYPRDLDRDLELCAEAGVDVVFAPSDEEMYQELPITKIEIPGLTDKLEGLYRPGHFNGVAIVVLKLFNIVQPTRAYFGEKDYQQLKVVERLVKDLSIPVEIIPVPTVREEDGLACSSRNVYLSPEERQSALAIYKSFLLAQKLFQGGNTEAALLKQAIREFLLKHPHVSKIDYVEITDENLNPVNEVKEGDRILVAVYVGNTRLIDNWRISHEEV from the coding sequence ATGCCACGTTTGTTCAGAAGAATAAAGGAAATCAGAGGGTTTATTAGGGATGTAAAGTGTGAAGGTAACAACGTGTCCGTGGGTTTTGTGCCTACGATGGGTTATTTACACAAAGGACACATGGAGCTTATAAAGCTTTCAAAACTGCAGAACGATATTACAGTTGTAAGTATATACGTAAATCCACTCCAGTTTGGGGCGGGGGAAGACTTTGATCGGTATCCAAGAGATTTGGACAGGGACCTTGAGCTTTGTGCAGAAGCAGGGGTAGATGTGGTATTTGCTCCAAGCGACGAGGAGATGTATCAAGAACTTCCAATCACAAAAATAGAAATTCCAGGTTTAACAGACAAGCTGGAAGGCCTTTACAGACCTGGACACTTTAACGGCGTTGCTATTGTGGTGTTAAAACTCTTCAATATAGTTCAGCCTACCAGAGCTTACTTTGGAGAAAAAGACTATCAACAGCTAAAGGTTGTGGAAAGATTAGTAAAAGATCTATCTATTCCCGTAGAGATTATCCCTGTGCCTACGGTAAGAGAAGAGGATGGCCTTGCTTGCAGTTCAAGAAACGTCTATCTTAGTCCAGAAGAAAGACAAAGTGCATTGGCTATATACAAGTCTTTTTTACTGGCTCAAAAACTCTTTCAAGGTGGAAACACGGAGGCTGCTCTGCTAAAGCAGGCAATCAGAGAATTTCTTTTAAAACACCCCCATGTAAGCAAAATTGATTACGTGGAAATAACAGATGAGAATTTAAATCCGGTTAATGAAGTGAAAGAAGGAGATAGAATTCTTGTGGCTGTTTACGTGGGCAACACAAGACTGATAGACAACTGGAGGATAAGCCATGAGGAAGTATGA
- the hisS gene encoding histidine--tRNA ligase, translating into MAEFISVRGFHDIFGEELDKFNAVRRAVRRILELHNFEEVILPVVEYAEVFQRSIGEATDIVQKEMFVFPDKKGRLLALRPEGTAGVVRAFIQHRLFALKPYTKLFYEGPMFRYERPQAGRYRQFHQIGAEVFGISDPLADAEVINISYKILKELNIDCSVEINSIGCRVCRPNYRKALVEYLNRIAGALCQDCIDRKDRNPLRVLDCKVPTCKEAVKEAPKTLNFLCQDCEKHHKELLDYLESLGIPYVENPNLVRGLDYYTKTVFEIVSQELGITVIAGGRYDYLVEEMGGVPTPAVGFAVGVERLSMLLKELPKKPPLYIVIPIGNTIGYALKVCELLRERGKRVELSYKRSSVKKQLELANKLKADYAVIVGEDEMKEESISIKNLHTGEQKKYSLKGLLSEV; encoded by the coding sequence ATGGCAGAATTCATAAGCGTTAGAGGTTTTCACGACATATTCGGAGAGGAGCTTGATAAGTTTAATGCAGTAAGGCGTGCTGTAAGAAGGATTCTTGAACTTCACAACTTTGAAGAAGTCATCCTACCTGTAGTTGAGTATGCAGAAGTGTTTCAGAGAAGCATAGGGGAGGCTACCGATATAGTTCAGAAGGAAATGTTCGTGTTCCCAGATAAGAAAGGAAGGCTTTTGGCACTCAGACCGGAAGGGACCGCAGGTGTTGTTAGAGCCTTTATCCAGCATAGGCTCTTTGCCTTGAAACCTTACACTAAGCTTTTCTACGAAGGTCCTATGTTTAGGTATGAGAGACCCCAAGCGGGCAGATACAGACAGTTCCATCAAATTGGTGCTGAAGTATTTGGAATTTCGGACCCTTTGGCAGATGCGGAGGTAATAAACATATCTTACAAAATCCTGAAGGAGCTAAATATAGACTGTTCTGTGGAAATAAACTCCATAGGATGCAGAGTATGCAGGCCTAATTACAGAAAGGCCCTTGTGGAGTATTTAAACCGCATAGCGGGTGCCTTATGTCAGGATTGTATAGACAGAAAGGACAGGAATCCTCTTCGGGTGCTTGACTGCAAGGTTCCTACCTGTAAAGAGGCGGTAAAGGAAGCTCCCAAGACGTTAAACTTTCTCTGCCAAGACTGTGAAAAACACCACAAAGAGCTTCTTGATTACTTAGAAAGTCTTGGTATTCCTTACGTTGAAAATCCAAACTTAGTAAGAGGGTTGGATTACTACACTAAGACAGTTTTTGAGATCGTATCACAGGAGTTAGGAATAACAGTGATAGCAGGTGGTAGGTATGACTATCTTGTTGAAGAGATGGGTGGAGTGCCTACTCCCGCTGTAGGTTTTGCGGTAGGCGTGGAGCGTCTCAGTATGCTCTTGAAGGAATTACCAAAAAAGCCTCCCCTTTACATTGTTATACCGATAGGAAATACCATAGGCTATGCCCTCAAGGTATGTGAGCTTTTGAGGGAAAGGGGCAAAAGGGTAGAACTCTCTTACAAAAGGAGCAGTGTAAAAAAGCAGTTGGAACTCGCGAACAAGTTGAAGGCAGACTATGCGGTCATCGTCGGCGAGGATGAGATGAAGGAAGAAAGCATATCTATAAAAAACTTACACACCGGAGAACAAAAGAAGTATAGTCTAAAAGGTTTGTTAAGTGAGGTGTGA
- a CDS encoding geranylgeranyl reductase family protein — MRFDVVVVGGGPGGAMSAYELSRSGLKVLLIEKRALPRFKLCAGCLSARVEKLLPTGWDSLIKHTIRMGTLGYKGEESFTFSCFKPLAYIVDRSEFDYFLVKKALEAGAEVWDGCEFLGFNEGKRMEILTSRGKVEAEFLIGADGFYSKVAKALGYKKDKFFRSLEFFSETGLDQEVRIDVGLVERGYAWVFPNSVGIASAGKDELLEILKVYTKRLGLKESSRIHGWHIPFLEKEKDFHSGSGRVLLVGDASNCVDPLLGEGIYYALYGAILAVRAIITNPSNPNLEYKRLSKPMIKELIYAGRIARIAYQFQKWAYMWGKKGALKAYYKLLTGEYTYKSLFFKAWLRLFLS; from the coding sequence ATGAGGTTTGATGTGGTTGTGGTAGGTGGTGGTCCTGGGGGTGCCATGAGTGCCTACGAGCTTTCAAGAAGTGGGCTAAAGGTTTTGCTTATAGAGAAAAGGGCGCTTCCAAGATTTAAACTGTGCGCAGGATGTCTTTCTGCAAGGGTAGAAAAACTATTGCCTACGGGTTGGGACAGTTTGATAAAACACACCATAAGAATGGGAACTCTTGGTTATAAAGGTGAAGAATCCTTTACTTTTAGCTGTTTTAAACCTTTGGCTTACATAGTGGATAGGTCCGAATTTGACTACTTTTTGGTAAAGAAGGCTTTGGAGGCTGGCGCTGAAGTTTGGGATGGATGTGAGTTTTTGGGATTTAACGAAGGTAAAAGGATGGAAATTTTAACGAGTAGGGGAAAGGTAGAAGCGGAGTTTTTAATAGGAGCAGACGGCTTTTATTCAAAGGTTGCAAAAGCTCTTGGTTATAAAAAGGATAAGTTTTTCAGGTCTTTGGAGTTCTTTTCCGAAACAGGGTTAGATCAGGAGGTGAGAATAGACGTAGGGCTTGTGGAAAGGGGCTATGCTTGGGTTTTCCCAAACAGCGTGGGAATTGCATCCGCTGGCAAGGATGAGCTTTTGGAGATCCTAAAGGTTTATACAAAAAGGCTTGGCTTGAAAGAAAGCTCAAGGATCCATGGCTGGCACATACCCTTTTTGGAAAAAGAAAAGGATTTCCACAGTGGCAGTGGGAGGGTCCTTTTGGTGGGAGATGCATCTAACTGCGTAGATCCACTCCTTGGGGAAGGAATTTACTATGCGCTCTATGGCGCAATCTTAGCGGTAAGGGCAATTATTACTAATCCTTCAAATCCCAATTTGGAATACAAAAGGCTATCCAAACCCATGATAAAGGAGCTAATATATGCGGGAAGGATCGCAAGGATTGCTTACCAATTTCAGAAATGGGCTTACATGTGGGGCAAAAAAGGTGCGCTCAAAGCCTATTACAAACTTCTTACCGGAGAATATACCTACAAAAGCCTATTCTTCAAAGCTTGGCTAAGGCTTTTCCTGAGTTAA
- a CDS encoding YgfZ/GcvT domain-containing protein, with the protein MKWLILKRSKIRVFGKSGKTLPKGFQEEHTAFLHNLLTNDIKGMKPYTLTYNLWLKQNGFPIEDFFVYKLEDSYILDTGGESNRIIAEFEKLKLSLKVYFQDLTESYRHLFVFEKDSKEWIEKTFGQVPQEGSFFEKDGIFVANNPIRIREEGFDIFGKIDDVLELLPKSETISEEEFEDLRIERAIPKIGKELRDGFSPLEAGLLQTAISLTKGCYVGQEVIARIYYKGRLPRTLALFQVQNVKEGEKIVEGDKDIGIITSVSRKGLALGYVLFAKAEKGKEYTTENGRAVLLETLTQEKP; encoded by the coding sequence GTGAAGTGGTTGATTCTCAAAAGGTCTAAAATTAGAGTTTTTGGTAAAAGTGGAAAAACACTACCTAAGGGTTTTCAGGAAGAGCACACCGCCTTTCTTCATAATCTTCTGACAAACGACATAAAAGGTATGAAGCCTTACACTTTGACCTACAACCTTTGGCTAAAGCAAAATGGCTTTCCCATTGAAGATTTTTTTGTGTATAAGCTTGAAGACAGCTACATTTTGGACACGGGAGGAGAAAGCAACAGAATAATCGCTGAGTTTGAAAAACTAAAGCTTTCTCTGAAGGTCTATTTTCAGGACCTGACCGAAAGCTACAGACACCTTTTCGTCTTTGAAAAAGACAGTAAAGAGTGGATAGAAAAAACCTTTGGACAAGTTCCGCAGGAGGGCAGTTTTTTTGAAAAGGACGGTATTTTTGTAGCCAACAATCCCATAAGGATTAGAGAAGAGGGCTTTGACATCTTTGGCAAAATAGACGATGTTTTGGAACTTTTGCCAAAAAGTGAAACGATCTCAGAAGAGGAGTTTGAGGATTTGAGGATAGAGAGAGCTATACCAAAGATAGGTAAAGAGTTGAGAGATGGTTTTTCGCCTTTGGAAGCAGGTCTTTTACAAACCGCCATAAGCCTTACAAAGGGCTGTTATGTAGGTCAAGAAGTCATAGCCAGGATATACTACAAGGGAAGACTACCAAGGACTTTAGCCCTATTCCAAGTTCAAAACGTAAAGGAAGGAGAAAAGATAGTAGAGGGGGACAAGGACATAGGTATTATCACATCGGTATCCAGAAAGGGTTTAGCTTTGGGATATGTGTTATTTGCCAAGGCGGAGAAGGGTAAAGAATACACAACGGAAAACGGACGAGCAGTTTTGCTTGAAACCTTAACTCAGGAAAAGCCTTAG
- the cimA gene encoding citramalate synthase yields MSEKVYAYDTTLRDGSQAEGVNFSIEDKLRIIAKLDEFGIDYIECGWPGSNPKDTLLFEKLKKMKLNGSKIVAFGATRRPGKKVEEDPQVENLIKSSAQTITIFGKSWDFHVLEALRTSLEENLDMIAQTVEYLKRYVPEVIFDAEHFFDGYKRNPEYALEVLRHALQGGADWIVLCDTNGGCLPHEIYEITKKVREAFPEAKIGIHVHNDSDCAVANSIMAVLAGARQVHGTINGIGERTGNANLCSVIANLQLKLGFSVVPEENLRKLTELAHFVAEISNMPVPRNMPYVGDSAFAHKAGVHASAVLRESRTYEHIDPSLVGNRRKITVSDLSGKSNIVYKLREMGIEVDERSPEVLRLVEKIKELEKEGYHFEAAEASFELLCKRHFGLVRNYFDLDAYRVLIAKRSTDELPVSEATVRLVVEGVKEHTASLGNGPVSALDRALRKALEEFYPNLKEVQLIDYKVRIVNESEGTSAKVRVLIESTDGKRKWGTVGVSENIIEASWIALTDSLVYKLMKDEEEMQ; encoded by the coding sequence ATGAGCGAAAAGGTTTATGCTTACGATACAACTTTGAGAGATGGTTCCCAAGCGGAAGGAGTGAATTTTTCCATAGAAGATAAACTGAGGATAATTGCCAAGTTGGACGAATTTGGCATTGATTACATAGAATGTGGCTGGCCTGGATCAAACCCTAAGGATACGCTCCTTTTTGAAAAGCTCAAAAAGATGAAGTTAAACGGGTCAAAGATTGTAGCTTTTGGTGCTACCAGAAGGCCGGGTAAAAAAGTAGAAGAGGATCCGCAGGTGGAAAATCTAATAAAGTCTTCCGCTCAAACTATTACTATCTTTGGCAAGAGTTGGGATTTTCACGTTTTGGAAGCTTTAAGAACTAGCTTGGAAGAAAACCTTGATATGATAGCCCAAACGGTGGAATATCTTAAAAGGTATGTGCCAGAGGTGATTTTTGACGCAGAACACTTCTTTGACGGATACAAAAGAAATCCAGAGTATGCTTTAGAAGTCCTTAGGCATGCCCTTCAGGGGGGTGCAGATTGGATCGTGCTGTGTGACACAAACGGTGGATGCTTGCCCCATGAGATATACGAAATAACAAAGAAGGTTAGGGAAGCCTTTCCAGAGGCAAAGATTGGCATTCACGTGCATAACGATTCGGACTGTGCGGTGGCAAACTCTATAATGGCAGTTTTGGCTGGAGCCAGACAGGTGCACGGCACTATAAACGGCATAGGGGAAAGGACTGGAAACGCAAACCTTTGCTCCGTAATTGCAAACCTACAGTTAAAGCTTGGCTTTTCTGTGGTGCCAGAGGAAAACCTCAGAAAGCTTACCGAGTTGGCTCACTTTGTCGCAGAAATTTCCAACATGCCAGTGCCGAGGAACATGCCCTATGTAGGAGACAGCGCCTTTGCTCACAAGGCAGGAGTGCACGCCTCTGCGGTGCTAAGAGAAAGCAGAACTTACGAACACATAGACCCATCCTTGGTAGGAAACAGAAGAAAGATAACTGTTTCTGACCTTTCTGGAAAGAGCAACATAGTGTATAAGCTGAGAGAAATGGGCATTGAGGTAGATGAAAGGTCTCCAGAGGTTTTAAGGCTTGTGGAGAAGATAAAAGAGTTAGAGAAAGAGGGTTATCACTTTGAGGCTGCGGAAGCTTCTTTTGAACTGCTTTGTAAAAGACACTTTGGTTTGGTTAGGAACTACTTTGATCTTGACGCATACAGAGTGTTAATAGCAAAAAGAAGCACGGACGAATTGCCAGTATCGGAGGCTACAGTTAGATTAGTGGTGGAAGGGGTAAAAGAGCACACCGCCTCTTTGGGAAACGGACCAGTTAGTGCCTTAGACAGAGCCCTTAGAAAGGCTTTGGAAGAGTTTTATCCAAACTTAAAGGAAGTTCAACTTATAGATTACAAGGTTAGGATTGTGAATGAATCTGAGGGAACATCCGCAAAGGTCCGAGTGCTGATAGAATCAACGGACGGAAAGAGGAAGTGGGGAACGGTGGGTGTTTCAGAGAACATAATAGAGGCATCCTGGATAGCCCTCACAGACAGCCTTGTGTATAAGCTGATGAAGGATGAGGAGGAAATGCAGTGA